From Solanum lycopersicum chromosome 4, SLM_r2.1:
ttggaTGCTTAGTGTTTATTTGATTCGTGTTTCCAGGttgatttttgagttaaaatattgggtattgagggtaCTAAttatcctaagtgtttgggggaaAACCATGGATGTTTAGAGGGCTTAGAGATGATAAACGGAGGAGAAGAGTTGAGAATGTTTGTTCGTAGGGCCTTGGGGCGCCGCATATCCTATAGCTCCACAAGAAAATCTCTGTCCGTAGAGCCTTGCGGATCCTAGCTAGCCAGAGCGCCCCAACCTAGCCTCTAAAGTTTGGGGCCTGGAGCCCACACCTCTCATAGCACCAAGGACGCTAGTTCACCCCATTCCTCCCCCATCTTTTTGAGCTAGTTTCTAAGTGATGAACCTACATTTCCTAGTTGATTCTAACACTCTAAGGTAAGTCTAAACATcattaaatcatccataaacatgatatcacgaaacttgaatccataatccaattcaaggagaGTTAAGATCAACGTCaaaaaagttaagagtcaagtctagaagttaagaagaaagttaaagcaaagttcttaaagttttcaagagtctttagcaacgctttaactttgttttaaatattcaagTTTCATGTTAAGTAGCACGtaaaaagttgagttcatttcttaaaatttataagggaactaagtattccctaagagttgtTTTAAGATTCAAAATTCAAGCTAAGTAAATTGTAAAGAGTTGAAGTtctttcttcaaagaagtatatagggactatgtattcccaaatAGGTTAAAAAGAAATGTTTTCACATATAAACAAGAACAGAAATTGAGATTTTCAAAGAGcctttgtgttattttttagaaaagagtAATAACTTTATAAATGAAGCAAGAAGGGAAGTTGAGATTcccaagatagcctttgagctaaaTTTTTGAACACTAATATCAAATCACAaaagaagttgtttttaaaacatataagtTAAGTATATCCTTGGGAGTGgtttgagcaccgatgtgggggtGTGAgtttcatattaactcaagtctccatgaatatgatgtagccatcatgggtggaaaatggtcatactttttagatgaataaTTTTCACAATAGACTAGTGGATGCATTAGGATGGTCAGGCAGTGTGGACCGAgtaacgttgtatcatcactataactaTTAAGTGAAGGTTTTAGGTTAGAGGAAGTCATGGTTCCTCAAGAGTTCCTTCTTAGTATAAATAGGGGTATAGGACTTCATTCATGTATTACACAAGTAGACTTTGAGGGGAAGCATGATATGTCGTTTATAATGGTTATGAGTTGACATCAGTTTATtttgtatctttgcatacaaaaagagttgaaaaccatattttaaacaatttttttcctttttttttatttgcacttgtttaaattgttttataataAGATGAGTTCATTTAAGAATTCATGAGTTAAAAAGAGTCAATGTAAGTGCTTATTTCATAATCCATTTCAAGTCTATGTTTTTTAatcattccaactcgcatattCGTACATTCATGTACTGATACCAGTTGTCTTGCATTCTATTATGATGTAGAGGTAGGTAATTAGAATTGACATTCTATCGCACCGATGAGACAATGAATAGTTCAGAGTCAGTGGGTAAGCCTCTTTGCTTTCTGGAGGATCCATTTTCATTGCTTTCTAGTTTAGTTCATTAGAATATTGTGGgctctgtcccaacatccatctcaatTATTAGAGGCTTCCTAGATAGTCAGTGAGATGTTAGTTCAttcattatcattttttattgatttatgttCATATTTGAGTTGCCATTTTGCCTAAgtttaatgtttattttaaaaacattttgatTACAGTTCAAGACAGTTGAGTTAGTTAGCAACTAAAGTTTTTTCTTAATGCTCTAAGTCTTTcgctgagtaagtaagtcaTGCCAAAAGTTCGCTTGGGACCAACAATGGTCTCCGAGTGCCAGTCATGTCCAGCGTGTAGGCTCGCagcgtgacaaacttggtatcagagcccagATTTGAAGAGTCTTAGGGAGTCTATCAAATCGTATCTGTAGAGTCCTTGTTATTGGTGTGAAGTGTGCCACATCTTTATTTAGTATGTTGTAACATTtaggaaattcctcatttttttCATACTCATTTTGTGCGTTAGAGCTTATCTTTGAAAGTTTCTGTCTAATTCGTGCTTGCTTATGTTTTAGTTAACCATGCCTTAACGAAGAGCATCAAAAGGTCGTCCTGGTATGAGGAATGTAGAGGAACCAGAGTTACCCAATACCTTCATGAAGAGAAGCAAGAGGTCAGCCAGCCAAGCGGTTACTAACCAAGTTGGGCAACAATAAGGAGCTTGAAAAGAAGATGCTGACACTTCAAGGATTTGTGAGTTCTTGAGAATGAACCCTCAAAGTTTCACCGATTTAAGCACTACTGAGGATCCAAAGAATTTTATTGAGGAACTTAAAAAGGTGTTCAATGTCATGTATGTTGCAGATGCTGAGAAAGTTGAGCTAGTAGCTTATCAACTGACAAATGTTGCCAGAACCTAGTATGATCAGTGGATGGAGGGTATATATGAGGATGCACCACATCCAAGTTGGGCATGTTTTGAATAAGCTTTCTTGGGGTGTTTCTTTTGCCGGGAATTGAAAGAGGCTAAGATACGAGAGTTTCTTACACTCAAACATGATTCCTAAGTGTGAACGACAatgggttgaagttcacccaTCTGTTCCGCTATGCTCCTGAGATGGTAAAAGACATGTGGAGTAGAatgagtttgtttgttgttGGATTGGGTCGTTATTCAAGCAAAGAGGGTCAACAAGAATGCTTAATGGGGACATGATTATTTTGAGGTTAATGATCTATGTGCAACAGGTAGAAGAAGAAAAGCTAAGAGACAGAGAAGAGTTCAAGAACAAGAGAGCTAAGACATTGAATGAGTTCGGGCAGCAGAAGAGTAATGCCAACCGGCCATCCTTCGAACAAAAACAGAAGGGTTCTACCTTATCATATGCTAGTGCACCTACACCTAATAACAAGGGTGAGTATTATGGTAAGAATTTCAGAGATAAATGTGCATATTCACAGGGTAGTGTGGCGCAAGGGGGTAGTAAGCCTCCTGCCTGCGCCAAGTGTGGTAGAAACCACTCCGGTGTTTGTCTTGAGGGCTCCACTGGTTGTTTCAAGTGCGATCATACTGGCATTTCATGAGAAAGTGTCCAAAGAATAATTAAGAAAGTGGCAATGGGGACAATAAAACCCAGTCTCCATCAGTTGCTTCACTGGACATGGATGCACCAAGGGGAGCTACTTTTGGTATTAGCGGGGCAACACACCGCTTGTATTCTCTTAATAATTTCTAAGAGCATGAGAATTCACCAGATGTTTCCATTAGTATGATTCAAGTCTTTAAATTTACTATTTGTGCATTGTTAGACCCAAgagcaagtttatcttttgtaactccatatTTTGCTATGAACTTTGATATTATTTCTGAGCAACTTAGTGAACCTTTCAGTTTTTCCACACTTGTTGGTAAATTCATTCTAGCAGAAAGACTCTATCATGATTGTCCCATTTCTGTAAATCACAAGAGCACCATGGCTGATTtagttgagttagacatggtagagtTTGATGTAAATCTTggtatggactggcttcatGCCTATGATGCCTCTGACGATTGTTTAACTCGAGTATTCaagtttcaatttccaaatgatCCAGTCTCAAAGTGGAAAGCAGTTTTacagtgcctaagggtcatttcattTTGTATCTTATGGCAATGAAGTTACTTTCTCGAGGGTGTGTCTATAACTTAGTCTTAGTTACTGACTAAAGTATTGAATTACGTCATATTTAGTCAGTTCTTATAGTAAGAGAGTTTCCAGAAGTGTTTTCTGATGATCTACCCGGAGTCCCTCctgagagagaaatagacttcgaCATAGACATCATTCCAGATACTCGTCCTATCATTATTCCTCAatatagaatggcaccagcaaagttgaaaaagttaaaagatctattagataaaggttttatttgaCCAATTTTCTCAACTAGAGGCGCTCCAGTCTTGTTTATGCGAAGAAAGATGGtccccttaggatgtgtatagactatagacaattgaacaaggttaccatcaagaataaatgTCCTCTACCAAGGATTGATGATCTTTTCAACCAGTTTCAGGGTGCTTTCTGTTTCTCGGAAATTTATCTCAATTCAGGTTACCATCAGTTCAAAGTTAAGGAATATGATATtccaaaaacaacttttaaaatgagatatgggcattataaaattttcatcatgTCCTTTGGGTTAACCAATGTGCCTGtaacattcatggatcttatgaatagagtcttcaaaccttatttagatatgtttgttatcgtcttcattgatgacatagtAATTTATTCAAAGAATGAAAAAGATCATGATAGTCATCTCAGTATAGTTCTtcagactttgaaagataaagagttataagacaagttctccaagtgtgagttttggcttaattTTGTGGTATTCTTGGGCCACATAGTTTCCAATTATGGAATTAGAGTGGATACCCAAAAGAAAGAAGTAGTTCAAAGTTGGTCTACACCCACATCTCCaactgatattaggagtttcttgagTTTGGTTGAatactatagaaggtttgttgagggGTTTTTGTCTATCTCATCTCCTTtggtgaaattgaatcaatagACACTTAAGTTTCAATGGGCTGAAGCTTGTAAGAAAATCTTTGAGGAATTGAAAAAAAGGTTGACTACTACCCCCcttttgaccttaccagagggtactcaaggttttgtggtgtattgtgatgcatcaggAGCTTGTTCGGATTGTTTTCTAACACAGAATGACAAatttatagcttatgcctccaaACAGTTGAAAGTTTCATGAcaagaattatccaacccatgtcTTAGATTTGGTTGCTGTAGTTTTTGCCTTGCAAATATGGCGTCACTATTTGTATAGTGCCAATGGTGGATAGCCTAtaagagaggatcatggaggaagcaTATAACTTTAGATATTCTATCCATTggggttccacaaagatgtaccgcAATTTGAGAGAGGAATATTGGTGGATGGTATGAAGAAGAGTATTTCTGAATTTGTTGCCAAGTGTCTGAACTTACGACAAGTGAATGTGGAACACCAAAGGCCTAATGGTTTGGCCgaatatcaaaatttcaaaatggaaGTGGGATATGATTGATATGTACTTCATCATAAGGTTACCAAGGTCTCATAGGCAGTGTGAttcaatttgggtgattgtcgatcGAATGACAAAATCAAACCCTTTTTTCAGGTAAAGACTACTCATTCAGCAGAGGATTATGCAAAGTTATACATTTAGGAGGGAGTGAGACTCCATGGAGccataattttgattatttcaaataaagGCACACAATTTACTGCAAAGTTTTGGAAATCTTTCCAGAAAGTTTttggttcaaaggtgaacttaagtactgcttttcatcctcagaagGATGGGCAAGCAGAGCGTACTATCCTGACCtttgaagatatgttgagggcttGCGTGAATGAtttcaaagggaattgggataatcacctacctctcattgagtttgcttacaacaaaaataatcattCAAGCATCCAAATGGATCCATACAAAGCTCTTTATcgaagaagatgaagatatcctattgggtggttcgaAGTTTGTGAAGCAAGGTTAATAGGAACAAatctagttcaccaagctatggaTAAAGTTAATgtgattcaagagaggttgAAACCAACACATACTCGTCAAAAATCCTACACATATGTTAGGAAAAAGTTGTTAGAGTTCAAAGTAGATGATTGAGTATATctaaaagtttcacccatgaagggtgttatgaggtttggtaagaaggggaaacttagtacCCGGTATATTTGACCTTATAGAATATCCAAAAGAATTggcaatgtagcttatgagtgaGAGCTACCACAAGATTCGATAGCAGTTCATTCAGTGTTTCACatctctatgttaaagaagtgcatgggcgatccttcattgattgtacCAAGTGAAAATCAGGGGATTAAAGATAGCTTATACTATGAGGAGATTCCGGTTCAGATTTTAAATCGCCAAGTCCacaagttgagaacaaaggagGTTGCATCAGTCAAGGtactttggaggaaccaatttgttgaagaaaggACTTAGGAAGatgaagaggatatgaagaagagatatcaacatctctttgaatccggTGAGGATgcagatcaaggtactaattctcttcTCATTACTTTATAAACTATGACTAAGCATGTGGTTACTTGCTTTTGTTTGTTGAGTGTTGAACTTGATTTTACTATccttagcttagtgaaagaaatttcataaaggacgaatgttcccaacggggagatattgtaacttCTCACAACTTGAAATgactaagaataagctaagaaactaaaaatattcatctttggaaagaaaaggaaaacctGGAAAATtgtctaagttaagaaagtgagttttggtcatttgcAAAAGGCGTGAATTCTAGATTAAGATGATTTAGAGGTAGTTCTTGTTATGGTTGGAAAGCCCTTGGATATATTTTTCCAACGCCGCCGAGTTTCGCGATTTTGATGTCGTATGAGTGAATTATGTCTTTCGAAAGTTAGGCTGTTGGATTGAAGAAAGTCCCAATCCTAATTTAGGGAAGGTCAAACTAGTATTTCATCAATTGATTTCTTATTTCGTTTGAAGGGTTTATTTGGGGTAAAAGTAAGTCTTAgatcatttttgaaaagttagaataacacttagggcttggagaagaaagaaaagaagaaaaaaagtgagAGAAGCCAAGAATTTGCTAAGAACATCAACCTTTGCGAGTGAAATTTGTGGGGGGTGATctctatcaaggtatgtgagatcttttaatGTTGGGCCAGTTCACCCACATACCAAATTGTTTCAGTTCATTGAATTTCAAGTTGGTTGAATgataaaaaatgaagtttttgaagaacattgttgaattcttgttggttgagttgttggaTGCTTAGTGttgatttgattcatgtttctgggttgttttttgagttaaatatattgggtattgagggtactaatgatcctaagtgttttgggggaaaccatggaagtttagagggtttaggGATGAAAAATGGTGGAGAAAACTCGAGAAAGACTGTCCGTAGGGCCTTGGGGCGCCACGCCTCCCATAGCCCCACAACACAATCTTTGTCCGTAGGGCCTTGCGGCGCCTTGCCAGCCAGAGCACCCCAACCTGGCCTCTGAAGTTTGGGGCCTGGCGCCCGACGCCTCTGATAGCACCAAGGACGCTAGTTCACCCACTCCTCCCCCATCTTTTCGAGCTAGTTTCTAAGTGATGAGCCTACATTTCCTAGTTAATTCTAATAATCTAAGGTACTTCTAAACATTATTAAATgatacataaacatgagatcatgaaccttgaatccatatcCAATTCAAGGAGAGTTAAGATCAGAaacaaagaagttaagagtcaagtctagaagttaagaagcaagttaaAGTCCTTGATACTTTTAATAACCTTTTTAAAGCATTTCTAAAAAATGCAATAGATCACAATTtcacaatgattttttttcatttcatgaACCCACactattttaagaattttaaaaatatttttcatgaataatttatcactttattcatgaaaaagatatatatattaggtaagaagattttcttttcctttgctCTTTCTCTACATGAATTGagcaagtaaaaaaaaatactttacttCTACATCTATTCACTTTCATCTTTTGAAGAGATGCGACTGTGATCGTCTAAAATTTacttaaacataaatttattaaatgattcGGATTATATTCATTTCATAAATGTGTTAgcgaaaataaatattatggacTAATAAAATTGGGTTAATTATTTATatctaataaatatgaatttaattaaatcccGCTCCATCAAGCTCATATGTCATGTCACTTAGACTAATTGGTCGAAGTGAGTCCTCTTCTAATTACAACTCAtctattttaaaactataaataggggtcatATATGTCACGCCCTGATTCTACATCCTGGGCGGGACTGGCACTggaagaccattgttggccccAAGTGAACCCTTGGGCTGACtttcttaactcagcggaagacttaaacagaAGAGAAATAACTCaaagaaaataactttaatGTAATAACTTAGCCAAAACGGCAACTTAAGTCTTAAGCAATAGAACTgaaatgaataagaaaaaagaactaATGTTATCTGTCTATGAAACATCTAAAATAAAGATGGATGCTGGGACAGGACCCCCAATCATCCTAAAAACTAAAATTCAagcaaaataatgataaaagatATCCTCCATAATGAAGAAAGGCTCACTAACTGACTCTGAGATGCTCACTGGATCAACGGTATGCCAGatgttgatcctagttacctgcgtctgcatcatgatacgatgtAGGCCAACTGgaatcaatacattgaatgtatgagtatgcgagttggaatgctaaaacaacttaagcttgaagtgagtaagaaggaacacttaccttggttcttctcaactcatgaataaaataactcaatataactaactcatttcaatataaagcaatttaaaagcaagtgcaatataaagaaatactGGTTGAAAACATGTCGTAAACTCTGAATGTATACAAGGATACAGTTAACTCTGAGATGTaagtaaaaatacaaacaaactaatgtatatatataaatacattttaactTCTGGGGAGTTTCTGTAACTGACAACCTTCACTTAAGAGTTATATCATACCTCATGCTCCCAGTGTATCCTATACCCAGCCAAAGGTGTAAAAtttgaactgcctaatggatccactagtctactgtGAAAAAGGTTCATCtgaaaagtatgaccctttttcAACCCATGGTGTCTACATGGTTTTATGGAGATGTGATTATTTGAACTCATGTTTGTCCCAATTAAGTGTTTAGTACTAACCCCAAAATATAttggctcttatgtttttaacttcttctgtgatttgagattactGCTCAAAACcttagctcaaaggctatcttggaaatctcagtttccctgcttgcttcattttataaagcttttactcttttctgaaaactaaCCCGAAGGCTCCTTGAATATCTCAGTTTccgttcttatttaaatgtgaaaaaattttaattctctttggaaatacttagtcccgatata
This genomic window contains:
- the LOC138348118 gene encoding uncharacterized protein — protein: MGTIKPSLHQLLHWTWMHQGELLLVLAGQHTAYPRASLSFVTPYFAMNFDIISEQLSEPFSFSTLVGKFILAERLYHDCPISVNHKSTMADLVELDMVEFDVNLGMDWLHAYDASDDCLTRVFKFQFPNDPVSKWKAVLQCLRSVLIVREFPEVFSDDLPGVPPEREIDFDIDIIPDTRPIIIPQYRMAPAKLKKLKDLLDKGFI